The genomic interval CCACTCAATAATTAAAGTTTCCATTAGATAATTTTTCTTAATAATAGCAACTTATTAAGGCCCATATTACTCTCAACAGGCCAATTAAATGGAGACAAtactgttaatttaattttactttttttttttttgtctttttaaaAGACTATTTGttcttttcaggttggaattggGCAGTGTTTTGTCAGGTCAATTAACGATGATTAGTTTAGTGAAAACGGTATCCATGATTAAGACGTGCCTCCTTCCGCAATAAAACAGACCATCACACTTACCTAACCCAATTGAAACTTAATTGACATTCGAACATAATCTaatttattgatttatcaaattataatatcaatattttccaacttatttgaTAAAAGATAGATTCATTCGTCCCAATatcccgtcaatccgtccctaaATTAATACGAAGGAAGTGAAATCACGGAGGACTATTATCTATTAGATGGCTAAAATATGGTGCAATGTTTTCAAACTTAGAAGTTAGAACAGAGCGAAGGCTAATTGTTATTGCTACACGGAATCATACTCCTGTTGCAAAATGGATCTTACTGAGAAAGAATTGTTGAAAAGATGATAAAAGAAAGCAAAAAAGATATAGTACAAGTCTGATCCTTTGCTTCCCAAAAGCAGTCGCTAGTTCTTGCTTCTTCGACTGTAAAAAGTTACCATGCATTTTTCTCTCATCTCCTGGTAAATCTCCACTTCCTACTTCTACTGCGTTTAATCTCAACCTCCATTGGTCAGTTCCCGGAGCTCCACAGATTCTTGTTGCCTTGCGTTAAGATTTTGCTGCAACGTGAGTTGAGACTTCCTTCAGATTAATTTCAACCATGGTAAGTTTCGGGAATGGTGGATCGAAGCAGCCAACCTTAGTGTCGTTTTAAGACCTACCCATTGATTGATTCCTTCCTCCACTTGCTTTCAACTTCCAAGCTTTACAACTGCAGAGCAGATACCTTTCCCCTCCATCCTTCCACATAGAAGATTAGCCAGCAAGGGAGGTCAGGAACCCCCCTAATCCcagttgcatgccccttttgttgttgttgttgctgctgctgtTCCTTCGCGTCTCAATTGCTGCATTTGCTCCGAAATGCTTGAATCTCCCGCTTAAAAATCGAATTTTGATGGCGGATTTTGTAGTCCTGGCTCGTTGATTGATCTGGAAGCTTTGATAGGCTTCTGACTGCAATGGCTTCAAGGTCGGGTTTTTCCAGGTGGTGGGCGAGGGAGAAACGGCAGCAGCAGAAGGGCACGCCGGTGGTGGTGACGATGGAGAATCCTAACTACTCCGTTCTCGAGATCGCAGCCACCGGCGACGAAGCGTTCCCCGCCACGGACAAGGGCCGCGGCAAGAACGCTAAGCAGTTCACCTGGGTGCTTCTCCTCAAGGCCCACCACGCCGCCGGCCGCCTTGCCTCGGCGGCAGCGTTGCTGTGGGCGCTGCCGGGAGCGGTCGGTAAAAGGTTGGTTTCCCATCGCCGCGTTGACGATGCTTCCGAAAAGCCCCATTTGCTGCTGAAGCTAATCAAGGGCCTCCTGTTCTTCTCCCTGGCCGCACTGGCATTCGAGCTCGTTGCGTACTGGAACCGGTGGCACTTCCGGCAGACAGAATTGCATTTGCCGGAGGCGATCGAGATCCAGGGGTGGATCCACTCAGCCTACCTCTCATGGCTTTCCTTCCGAATTAACTACATTGCTTACCCAATCCAAATCCTGTCAAACATGTGCATAGTTTTGTTCATCATACAGTCTCTGGACAGGCTCTTCTTGTGCTTTGGCTGCTTCTGGATCAGATTGAAAAAGATCAAACCAAAGGCCGAAGACGATGGCTACAAGTACCACCCTATGGTTCTTGTCCAAATTCCTATGCGTAATGAGAGAGAGGTAAACAaacatctcttcttcttcttctacttcttgttCGATGGAGAGCACTGGAATAACTAGTAGTAATCAGGTGTACGAGCAATCGATCTCTGCTGTTTGCAAAATCGATTGGCCGAGAGATCGATTGCTGATTCAAGTGCTCGACGATTCTGATGATGGAGCCATCCAGCTACTCATCAGCACTGAGGTTTCCAAATGGAGTCGGAGAGGCGTAAACATAGTGTACCGACATCGGTCGGCGACGACCGGTTACAAGGCCGGCAATCTCAAGTCCGCTATGAGCTGTGAATACGTGAAGGACTATGAGTTCGTCGCGATATTCGACGCTGACTTCCAGCCCAATCCTGATTTCCTCAAGCTCACCATTCCACACTTCATGGTATGGAAGGGAATTCAATTCGACTCGTCTACCAACAATATTGCTCGGAAGGAAGTTGATCTTTTCTACATGGATTTTGTCGTGCAGGGGAATCCTGAGCTGGGACTGGTCCAGGCGAGATGGAGCTTCGTAAACACGAACGAGAATCTATTGACTCGCCTTCAAAATATCAATCTCGCCTTTCACTTTGAAGTCGAGCAACAGGTCAACGGcgtcttcttgaacttcttcggATTTAACGGGACGGCGGGCGTATGGAGAATCAGGGCGCTGGAGGATTCGGGAGGATGGCTTGAGAGAACGACCGTGGAGGACATGGACATTGCTGTTCGCGCTCACCTCCATGGTTGGAAGTTCGTCTTCTTAAATGATGTAAAGGTTCGAGTCTAGCTGAATTCAAGTCTATATATATTCTTCGCCTTTCCTGCACAATATTACTGATCTGTATGCAACGAGCTAGGTGTTATGCGAAGTCCCTGAATCTTTCGAGGCGTACCGGAAGCAGCAGCATCGGTGGCACTCCGGACCGATGCATCTATTTCGGATATGTCTTCCGGCTATCATAGCTTCCAAGGTAGTAATTAGTAAAGCTAACATACATATTCATCCATGTTCGACTGAAGTTTGTGGCTTGATTGCAGATTTCAATGTGGAAGAAGGCAAACTTGATTCTTCTATTCTTTCTTTTAAGGAAGTTAGTTCTTCCTTTCTATTCATTTACATTGTTTTGTGTAATTCTCCCACTGTCCATGTTCGTCCCGGAGGCCCAACTGCCTGTTTGGGTCATCTGCTACGTGCCCATCGTAATGTCTTTCCTCAACATTCTTCCGGCGTTGCGATCGTCCCCCTTCATCGTGCCTTACCTTCTCTTCGAAAACACCATGTCGGTGACCAAATTCAATGCCATGGTCTCGGGACTATTCCAACTGGGGAGTTCATACGAATGGGTCGTCACCAAAAAGGTCGGCCGGTCATCAGAATCCGACCTCCTACCTGCTGCGGCTGTAAGCAAAATAAGCAAACTACAACACGTAAAGGCCAACAAGATCTACAAAAAGGAGCTGGCCCTTTCGTTCCTCCTCCTCACTGCCGCCGTTCGGAGTCTGCTGTCGGCTCAGGGGGTTCACTTCTACTTCTTGCTCTTCCAGGGCGTCTCGT from Zingiber officinale cultivar Zhangliang chromosome 6B, Zo_v1.1, whole genome shotgun sequence carries:
- the LOC121989255 gene encoding probable xyloglucan glycosyltransferase 2 isoform X2, with translation MASRSGFSRWWAREKRQQQKGTPVVVTMENPNYSVLEIAATGDEAFPATDKGRGKNAKQFTWVLLLKAHHAAGRLASAAALLWALPGAVGKRLVSHRRVDDASEKPHLLLKLIKGLLFFSLAALAFELVAYWNRWHFRQTELHLPEAIEIQGWIHSAYLSWLSFRINYIAYPIQILSNMCIVLFIIQSLDRLFLCFGCFWIRLKKIKPKAEDDGYKYHPMVLVQIPMRNEREVYEQSISAVCKIDWPRDRLLIQVLDDSDDGAIQLLISTEVSKWSRRGVNIVYRHRSATTGYKAGNLKSAMSCEYVKDYEFVAIFDADFQPNPDFLKLTIPHFMGNPELGLVQARWSFVNTNENLLTRLQNINLAFHFEVEQQVNGVFLNFFGFNGTAGVWRIRALEDSGGWLERTTVEDMDIAVRAHLHGWKFVFLNDVKVLCEVPESFEAYRKQQHRWHSGPMHLFRICLPAIIASKISMWKKANLILLFFLLRKLVLPFYSFTLFCVILPLSMFVPEAQLPVWVICYVPIVMSFLNILPALRSSPFIVPYLLFENTMSVTKFNAMVSGLFQLGSSYEWVVTKKVGRSSESDLLPAAAVSKISKLQHVKANKIYKKELALSFLLLTAAVRSLLSAQGVHFYFLLFQGVSFLVVGLDLIGEQMS
- the LOC121989255 gene encoding probable xyloglucan glycosyltransferase 2 isoform X1, translating into MASRSGFSRWWAREKRQQQKGTPVVVTMENPNYSVLEIAATGDEAFPATDKGRGKNAKQFTWVLLLKAHHAAGRLASAAALLWALPGAVGKRLVSHRRVDDASEKPHLLLKLIKGLLFFSLAALAFELVAYWNRWHFRQTELHLPEAIEIQGWIHSAYLSWLSFRINYIAYPIQILSNMCIVLFIIQSLDRLFLCFGCFWIRLKKIKPKAEDDGYKYHPMVLVQIPMRNEREVYEQSISAVCKIDWPRDRLLIQVLDDSDDGAIQLLISTEVSKWSRRGVNIVYRHRSATTGYKAGNLKSAMSCEYVKDYEFVAIFDADFQPNPDFLKLTIPHFMGNPELGLVQARWSFVNTNENLLTRLQNINLAFHFEVEQQVNGVFLNFFGFNGTAGVWRIRALEDSGGWLERTTVEDMDIAVRAHLHGWKFVFLNDVKVLCEVPESFEAYRKQQHRWHSGPMHLFRICLPAIIASKVVISKANIHIHPCSTEVCGLIADFNVEEGKLDSSILSFKEVSSSFLFIYIVLCNSPTVHVRPGGPTACLGHLLRAHRNVFPQHSSGVAIVPLHRALPSLRKHHVGDQIQCHGLGTIPTGEFIRMGRHQKGRPVIRIRPPTCCGCKQNKQTTTRKGQQDLQKGAGPFVPPPHCRRSESAVGSGGSLLLLALPGRLVPRSGSRSHRGANELTLH